The genomic DNA ataaaaatatagaagACAAGGacatataaaaagaaagactGCTCTAGTGTTGGGACACcacaatgaaaaaatacttaaCGTGTTTCGAAACTGTGAATATAAAATTCCAGcaaaaaccaaaatatTCACTACAATGATTGATCGTACCGAGTTATCGAAGTTTGGTATTACTACGCAACTGTCTGTTATTGGACGTAATCCAGATGAACAAAGTGGCTTTGTTAATCCACCTTTGTATAAGGGGTCAACCATCATTCTTAAAAAACTTAGTGATTTAGAACAAAGGAAAGGAAGATTTTACGGGACAGCAGGTTCTCCAACTATTGACAATTTAGAAAATGCCTGGACGCATTTAACCGGCGGTGCTGGGACAGTGCTATCAGCTTCTGGGCTTGGTTCTATCTCTTTGGCGCTATTGGCCCTTTCGAAAGCTGGTGATCATATCTTGATGACTGATAGTGTCTACGTGCCAACACGTATGCTATGTGATGGTTTATTGGCCAAGTTCGGTGTTGAAACGGATTATTATGACCCATCAATAGGGAAGGATATAGAAAAACTAGTTAAGCCAAATACAACCGTCATTTTCCTCGAAAGCCCGGGTTCTGGGACCATGGAAGTACAGGATATTCCAGCTTTGGTCTCTGTTGCCAAAAAGCATGGGATAAAGACAATTCTAGACAACACATGGGCAACGCCACTCTTTTTTGATGCTCATGCGCATGGTATCGATATTTCGGTAGAAGCTGGGACAAAATATTTGGGTGGTCATTCAGATCTTCTTATTGGTCTGGCCTCCGCAAATGAAGAATGTTGGCCGCTATTACGGTCAACTTATGATGCAATGGCAATGTTACCAGGTGCCGAGGACTGTCAATTAGCATTGCGAGGAATGCGTACATTGCACTTAAGATTGAAAGAGGTAGAAAGAAAAGCCCTGGATTTGGCTGCTTGGCTCGGAAATCGAGATGAGGTTGAAAAAGTGCTTCACCCCGCCTTTGAAGATTGTCCCGGACATGAATACTGGGTTCGTGACTACAAAGGTTCTTCAGGCTTATTTTCCATTGTCCTTAAAAATGGGTTCACAAGAGCTGGTCTGGAGAAAATGGTAGAAGGGATGAAAGTTTTGCAATTGGGATTTTCATGGGGTGGCTAGAAAAGCTTCAACATGGCCTTACAAAGGTTTTGCACTAAGAATACAAGTGGGTCtcgaagaatttgaagatttaaAAAGGGATTTTGAGTTAGGCTTTGAACGTCTCgcagaagaaatttctttgaatcCTTTACAaatctgattttttttccttttttttttggatttcCAAGCAATGTTGTTTGAGAAAtgaatgaaatttttgactaTAGCTTGTCT from Saccharomyces cerevisiae S288C chromosome VI, complete sequence includes the following:
- the IRC7 gene encoding cysteine-S-conjugate beta-lyase IRC7 (Cysteine desulphydrase, enables growth on cysteine as nitrogen source; involved in the production of thiols; null mutant displays increased levels of spontaneous Rad52p foci; expression induced by nitrogen limitation in a GLN3, GAT1-dependent manner and by copper levels in a Mac1-dependent manner); the encoded protein is MIDRTELSKFGITTQLSVIGRNPDEQSGFVNPPLYKGSTIILKKLSDLEQRKGRFYGTAGSPTIDNLENAWTHLTGGAGTVLSASGLGSISLALLALSKAGDHILMTDSVYVPTRMLCDGLLAKFGVETDYYDPSIGKDIEKLVKPNTTVIFLESPGSGTMEVQDIPALVSVAKKHGIKTILDNTWATPLFFDAHAHGIDISVEAGTKYLGGHSDLLIGLASANEECWPLLRSTYDAMAMLPGAEDCQLALRGMRTLHLRLKEVERKALDLAAWLGNRDEVEKVLHPAFEDCPGHEYWVRDYKGSSGLFSIVLKNGFTRAGLEKMVEGMKVLQLGFSWGG